The Strongyloides ratti genome assembly S_ratti_ED321, scaffold srae_scaffold0000002 genome has a window encoding:
- a CDS encoding Fibrinogen, alpha/beta/gamma chain, C-terminal globular domain and Fibrinogen, alpha/beta/gamma chain,C-terminal globular, subdomain 2 and Fibrinogen,alpha/beta/gamma chain, C-terminal globular, subdomain 1-containing protein: MYYCLNDCKNLSVKLILLLYLSTKEMMSDGDVEDVIMDSFLPPNNSLLGGSKEYFDETLYGLEEQYKPASRKKFYFGIIIGVILFLLIVSGLFYLVVYMPNDKYDLVRREAIFDRISPINMYQEHKNYQDYLFRPEEVSMEILNSHTTLDYIPIAVTERVTEKMSTISLKPETTKPQVSTTSSKTTLVVKEIKEAYIFNVSIKTDDSIKNKVSIEHIKSVPKEQFKSNIKSSEPGKRMYNFSTYVQDPYGSTINNHEKLSNVAYDVPKNSCNEVKMAGPSSNGVYNLFINKVKVHAVCDMKAHSGPYMVVQRRISSDIIFWNRTFKEYQFGFGDPSTNYWLGLEHLYQYQEYLKKNSKSKDFVLLLRIELRTNVCDSNGSHCSTGNVLLPTYFWHEYKMKLSGPDDYYRLNIESIRGNLSTQNDFFVNVNSGRRFTTVDVDNDDSARVNCAERYSAGGWWYNKCSHANLNGIYPDPKDVKTKFGMKWRYSSPIKLNSASNAELKRDVHPDATLMLVKPL, translated from the exons atgtattattgTCTAAATG attgtaaaaatttaagtgtaaaattaattttattactttatttatcaaCAAAAGAAATGATGAGTGACGGTGATGTTGAAGATGTAATAATGGATAGTTTTCTTCCACctaataattctttattaGGTGGTTCTAAGGAATACTTTGATGAAACATTATATGGACTTGAAGAACAGTACAAACCAGC AAgtagaaaaaagttttattttggTATAATAATTGGagttattctttttttgttaattgtCTCTGGTTTATTTTACCTTGTTGTCTATATGCCGAATGATAAATATGATCTGGTGAGGAGAGAAGCTATTTTTGATAGAATATCACCAATTAATATGTACCAggaacataaaaattatcaagaCTACTTATTTAGACCTGAAGAAGTATCAAtggaaattttaaatagtcATACAACTCTTGACTACATACCAATTGCAGTGACGGAAAGAGTAACTGAGAAGATGTCTACAATATCTCTGAAACCAGAAACTACAAAACCTCAAGTTTCTACTACATCAAGTAAGACTACATTGGTTGTCAAAGAAATTAAAGAAgcctatatttttaatgttagtATCAAGACAGATgattctattaaaaataaagtatcaATAGAGCATATCAAAAGTGTTCCAAAGGAGCAATTTAAATCAAACATCAAATCCAGTGAACCAGGGAAAAGGATGTACAATTTTTCTACTTATGTCCAAGATCCATACGGCAGTACAATTAATAATCATGAGAAGTTAAGCAATGTTGCATATGATGTTCCTAAAAAT agTTGTAATGAAGTTAAGATGGCTGGTCCGTCATCAAATGGagtttataatttatttataaataaagtaaaagtaCATGCTGTTTGTGATATGAAAGCACATTCAGGTCCCTATATGGTTGTTCAACGTAGAATTAGCtctgatataattttttggaATAGAACATTTAAAGAATATCAATTTGGTTTTGGTGATCCATCCACAAATTATTGGCTTGGATTGGAACACTTATACCAGTATCAAGAATACTTGAAGAAAAATTCTAAGAGTAAGGACTTTGTTTTGTTGCTTCGTATTGAACTAAGAACTAATGTCTGTGATTCAAATGGTAGTCACTGTAGTACAGGAAATGTTTTATTACCAACATACTTTTGGCATGAATATAAGATGAAATTAAGTGGACCTGATGATTATTATCGCCTTAATATTGAATCTATTCGTGGAAACTTATCAACacaaaatgatttttttgttaatgtaAACAGTGGTAGGAGGTTTACTACTGTTGATGTAGACAATGATGATAGTGCAAGAGTAAATTGTGCTGAGCGTTACTCAGCTGGTGGATGGTGGTATAATAAATGCAGTCATGCAAATTTAAATGGTATATACCCGGATCCTAAAGATGTGAAAACAAAGTTTGGAATGAAATGGCGTTACTCAAGTcctattaaattaaattctGCCTCAAATGCGGAACTTAAAAGGGATGTTCATCCAGATGCAACATTAATGCTGGTAAAAccgttataa
- a CDS encoding Eukaryotic translation initiation factor 3 subunit K, whose product MKPSEYARLKSKLDEEIVGINKYNPGNIGLLEDCIEAMINENKYDKNILLTTLKLYQLNTPLYNESIVRKILLKTMMVFPRNDYALASYLIDCERINTNDIKPVFILGEILETCNFTVFWSIMRGDYKKDEAHLDRFTHMAEIQKIVKSTVGFEDAVRRYVCDVINSCFQNINKNMLAKFLNVSLGKLSQYQKAMSWKENAENKNLIFIRNHEDNIKCKNIEEKLSFETVRQTMLNF is encoded by the exons atGAAACCATCAGAATATGCTCGTTTAAAATCTAAACTCGATGAGGAAATTGTTGgaattaacaaatataatcCTGGAAACATAGGATTGTTGGAGGATTGTATCGAGGCAAtgattaatgaaaataaatacgATAAAAACATATTACTTACAACATTAAAGTTGTATCAACTAAATACACCATT GTACAACGAATCTATTGtgagaaaaattttattgaaaacaATGATGGTTTTTCCTAGAAATGACTATGCATTAGCTTCTTATCTAATTGATTGTGAGAGAATAAATACAAATGATATCAAACCTGTTTTTATTTTGGGTGAAATTCTTGAAACATGCAATTTTACTGTTTTTTGGAGTATCATGAGAGgagattataaaaaagatgaagCACATCTTGACCGTTTTACTCATATGGCagaaattcaaaaaattgttaaatcaACAGTAGGATTTGAAGATGCTGTTCGACGTTATGTTTGTGATGTTATAAATTCATGTTTtcaaaatatcaataaaaatatgctTGCCAAATTTTTGAATGTTAGTTTAGGTAAACTTTCACAATACCAAAAAGCCATGTCATGGAAAGAGAATGctgaaaacaaaaatttgattttcaTTAGAAATCATGAAGACAacattaaatgtaaaaacaTTGAAGAAAAGTTGTCATTCGAAA cagTTCGTCAGACAATGTTGAACTTCTAA
- a CDS encoding Na[+]-driven anion exchanger 1, translated as MSRSRLSSSGGEKSKSHTSTKNNKKSTIIESCNFNNHEQYDLLTNVFFKTQNIFVGKEHDGFKDNIKKLIKNNKSPPPPIMSELLLYKEILYDNGEFETLWYESSRHIKYCQVVEGEGTRLSKPFITLMNIQSLFQIRNCFKKGVILLDSTINNYKDLIDNVTNICQQRNIINDDEVIMLHSIFNAPKYHFVNNKLRFIENDSRYSGNNETKFIDSSDDDNNDDDDEYNSQSIQQQLDEVIPLKKENEEDDRFMLKLQPNTESSIIMCGVVQKLKQPMCTFIRLATKTLFYPEMPSHPVPTRFIFILLVPNENYTHEILYLGRTLSALLADDIFKSIIYNCSCNITICEAIDKFMSQIIAIAPRQLNIHNTRLDPIDDICIENRNITNRYIDYDGIEILENNKNYTNRTGNSFDYELARTGKVFGGLINDIKKKSSTYFSDFSDFFKGRPGQSLASIFFLFFASLTSALTFGAVMEIALNREMAAIENILASVICGVFFGLFSGQPLNILTATGPTLAFETIIFSFCKANNWDFLPFRFWVGLSIAIYLTIFIAFDLCSLVSLITRYTEEAFTVLIAIVFILQALKELIEIGHSYPIQKNIHEIFESPCLCNLTGTVLNNKLRKVKNFDPSSCLAIGGTPHGLMCDYKPDIFLFSIILTSITVIIAYLLTAFRHSNFFSSKIRQSLADFNIVIAIAVTTILAIIVGLDVPTLKIPVTFKPTKDRSWIINPLIFDSYHAYLYAAFLGICYSILIMLDQQITSAIINKKDHLLRKGHGYHLDLIIVVILIIICATFGLPFYVANTVISLMHVESLKIYSECNAPGEKPQLLGIKEQRLTAIIAHIIIGFSVSLTAIIKFVPLPVLIGVFLYMGIISLSSLQFVQRLRLFFIPIKHQPDLPWLRIMPMYRVHLFTVTQIVCLTGLFMVKYNKTTSMIFPLMIVLIIIIRLTILKILFKERELLSLDGKPPTLKEILKPKTIIEIIEEKMNYGMMRRVERKDSLAMSNKFNQISNSNLSEKKINSHLYTMDPSSISEKNIYELSNTTSDDVIQNANSLNNISKSHFLGQSNA; from the exons atgtcACGTTCACGATTATCTAGTAGTGGTGGTGAAAAAAGTAAAAGCCATACaagtacaaaaaataataaaaaaagtactaTAATTGAAAGctgtaattttaataatcatgAACAAT atgatttattaacaaatgttttttttaaaacacaaaatatttttgttggaAAAGAACATGATGGTTTcaaagataatattaaaaaattaattaaaaacaataaatcaCCACCACCACCAATAATGAgtgaattattattatataaagaaattttatatgataatggTGAATTTGAAACATTATGGTATGAATCATCTagacatataaaatattgtcaAGTAGTAGAAGGAGAAGGTACAAGATTATCTAAACcatttataacattaatgaatattcaatcattatttcaaataagaaattgttttaaaaaaggtGTCATTTTACTTGATTCaactattaataattataaggatttaattgataatgtaacaaatatttgtcaacaaagaaatattattaatgatgaTGAAGTTATAATGTTacattctatttttaatgcaccaaaatatcattttgttaataataaattacgATTTATAGAGAATGATTCAAGATATAGTGGAAATAatgaaacaaaatttatagattcaagtgatgatgataataatgatgatgatgatgaataTAATAGTCAATCAATTCAACAACAATTAGATGAAGTAATaccattaaaaaaagaaaatgaggAGGATGATAgatttatgttaaaattacaaCCTAATACAGAATCTTCTATTATTATGTGTGGAGTTGTTCAAAAACTTAAACAGCCAATGTGTACATTTATACGATTAGCtacaaaaacattattttatccAGAAATGCCATCTCATCCAGTACCAACaagatttatatttattttacttgtaccaaatgaaaattatacacatgaaatattatatttaggAAGAACATTAAGTGCTCTCCTTGCtgatgatatttttaaaagtataatatataattgttcATGTAATATAACAATTTGTGAAGCAATAGATAAATTTATGAGTCAAATTATTGCTATAGCACCAAgacaattaaatattcataataCTAGACTTGATCCTATTGATGATATATGTATtgaaaatagaaatattacCAATAGATATATTGATTATGATGGTATTGAAAttcttgaaaataataaaaattatacaaatagAACAGGTAATTCCTTTGATTATGAACTTGCCAGAACCGGAAAAGTATTTGGTGGtcttataaatgatattaaaaaaaagtcatCTACATATTTTTCCGATTTTAGTGATTTCTTTAAAGGACGTCCTGGACAATCATTAGCctcaatattttttcttttttttgccAGTCTCACATCAGCCTTAACATTTGGTGCTGTAATGGAAATTGCATTAAATAGAGAAATGGCTgcaattgaaaatatattagcTAGTGTAATATGTGGTGTCTTTTTTGGATTATTTTCAGGACAaccattaaatatattaactgCAACAGGACCAACATTGGCATTTGagacaataattttttcattttgtaAAGCTAATAATTGGGATTTTTTACCATTCCGTTTTTGGGTTGGTCTATCAATAgctatatatttaacaatatttatagCATTTGATTTATGTTCATTAGTTTCATTGATAACTCGTTACACAGAAGAAGCTTTCACTGTTTTAATAGCAATAGTTTTTATACTTCAAgcattaaaagaattaattgaAATTGGTCATAGTTATccaatacaaaaaaatattcatgaAATTTTTGAATCACCATGTTTATGTAACTTAACAGGAactgttttaaataataaattaagaaaagtaaaaaattttgatccTTCAAGTTGTTTAGCAATTGGTGGAACACCTCATGGATTAATGTGTGATTATAAAcctgatatatttttattttcaattattttaacttctATTACTGTAATTATAGCATATCTATTAACAGCTTTTAGACATTCCAACTTTTTTTCTTCCaaa ataaggCAATCATTGGCagattttaatattgttatagCTATAGCGGTAACAACAATACTTGCTATTATTGTTGGCTTGGATGTTCCAACATTAAAAATTCCAGTTACATTTAAA cCTACAAAAGATAGATCATGGATTATAAATcctttaatttttgattcaTATCATGCTTATTTGTATGCAGCATTCCTTGGTATATGttattcaattttaataatgttagaTCAACAAATTACAAGTgcaattataaataaaaaagatcaTTTATTACGTAAAGGACATGGTTATCATCTTGATTTAATTATTGTTGttattcttattattatttgtgcTACTTTTGGATTACCATTTTATGTTGCTAATACAGTTATTAGTTTAATGCATGtagaatcattaaaaatatactctGAATGTAATGCTCCTGGTGAGAAACCTCAATTACTTGGAATAAA aGAACAAAGGTTGACAGCAATTATAGCACATATTATAATTGGTTTTTCAGTATCATTAACTGCTATAATTAag tttgtGCCCTTGCCTGTTTTAATAGGAGTTTTTCTTTATATGGGTATAATTTCGTTGTCTTCTTTACAATTTGTACAAAGACTGCGGCTTTTCTTTATACCTATAAAACATCAACCTGATTTACCATGGCTGAGAATTATGCCTATGTATCGTGTACATCTTTTCACTGTAACACAAATAGTATGTTTAACTGGCTTATTTATggttaaatataataaaacaacCTCTATGATATTTCCATTAATG attgttttaataattattataagattaacaatattaaaaattttgtttaaagaAAGAGAATTACTGAGTCTTGATGGTAAACCTCCaacattaaaagaaatattgaaaccaaaaacaattattgaaattattgaagaaaaaatgaattatggGATGATGAGGAGAGTTGAGAGAAAAGATTCCCTGGCAATgtctaataaatttaatcaaaTATCTAATTCAAATTTgagtgaaaaaaaaattaattcacATTTATATACAATGGATCCATCTTCTATATCagagaaaaatatttatgaattaAGCAATACTACTAGTGATGATGTTATTCAAAATGcaaattcattaaataatatatcaaaatctCACTTCTTAGGTCAATCAAATGCATAA